The Prionailurus viverrinus isolate Anna chromosome B4, UM_Priviv_1.0, whole genome shotgun sequence genome has a window encoding:
- the GOLT1B gene encoding vesicle transport protein GOT1B isoform X3 — protein sequence MISLTDTQKIGMGLTGFGVFFLFFGMILFFDKALLAIGNVLFVAGLAFVIGLERTFRFFFQKHKMKATGFFLGGVFVVLIGWPLIGMIFEIYGFFLLFRGFFPVVIGFIRRVPVLGSLLNLPGIRSFVDKVGESNNMV from the exons AAATTGGAATGGGATTAACAGGATTTGGAgtgtttttcctgttctttggaATGATTCTCTTTTTTGACAAAGCACTACTGGCTATTGGAAAT gTTTTATTTGTGGCTGGCTTGGCTTTTGTAATTGGTTTAGAAAGAACATTCAGATTCTTcttccaaaaacataaaatgaaagcGACAGGATTTTTCCTGGGTGGAGTATTTGTAGTCCTTATTGGTTGGCCTTTGATAGGCATGATCTTTGAAATTTATGGATTCTTTCTATTGTTCAG gGGCTTCTTTCCTGTGGTCATTGGCTTTATTAGAAGAGTACCAGTCCTTGGATCCCTCTTGAATTTACCTGGAATTAGATCA TTTGTAGATAAAGTTGGAGAAAGCAACAATATGGTATAA